In Phaeobacter piscinae, one genomic interval encodes:
- a CDS encoding copper chaperone PCu(A)C codes for MNRGLWEALGTIFLSVGCLSQSARADGLPTFEEAFHGVAIENVQVYQAKESQNASVNFVIENASYRDVYLERISSDVSAGGELFYEDTYGERILEGGLTILREETLDLSSSHIGARLTGLTSHLAPGDHLTLRLFFRTGQVKVTTHVTPRLRAVP; via the coding sequence ATGAACAGAGGACTATGGGAAGCGCTGGGAACGATTTTTCTCTCAGTCGGATGTCTTTCTCAATCCGCCCGCGCCGACGGCCTGCCCACCTTTGAAGAGGCATTTCACGGCGTCGCGATCGAAAACGTCCAAGTCTACCAAGCCAAGGAAAGTCAAAATGCATCTGTAAACTTTGTTATCGAGAATGCCTCTTACAGAGACGTATATCTCGAGAGAATCTCCTCAGACGTATCCGCGGGTGGAGAATTGTTTTACGAGGATACCTATGGGGAACGTATCCTCGAAGGAGGCCTAACAATCCTCCGAGAAGAAACACTCGACCTGTCAAGCTCACATATCGGGGCCCGGCTGACAGGTCTCACGTCGCACCTTGCTCCCGGCGATCACCTGACACTGCGGCTGTTCTTCCGGACGGGTCAGGTGAAGGTGACTACACATGTCACCCCCCGATTGCGTGCAGTCCCATAA
- a CDS encoding CopD family protein encodes MGGVLVALELVQIASILVKAGMYISVLLAAGSVINIWLLTELDAAASRRLRRLAVWSALLGVVFSALTIPLRAAFFYGGIGGALDPMMLQIALSSPLGLSAATHILGLLAIATVAFNRSGARIFAMLGVALVAISFALRGHATNDPRLALSTLFVIHILAASFWIGGFFPLYDMVGRGNAAAVRTVERFGQAALVMVGLLVGAGSVILVILAGNPIAVLTQPWGQFLALKLAVVALLLGLAGLNKLRLTPALAKTGEGAPLRTSIQWEAAAFILILLVTATFTSTVAPEHAG; translated from the coding sequence ATGGGCGGAGTTCTTGTCGCACTGGAACTGGTGCAGATCGCCTCGATCCTCGTTAAAGCCGGGATGTATATTAGTGTCCTGCTTGCGGCGGGCTCCGTCATCAACATATGGCTCCTGACGGAGTTGGATGCCGCTGCCAGCCGCCGTCTCAGGCGACTGGCAGTATGGTCTGCCTTGCTGGGAGTGGTTTTCAGCGCCCTGACCATCCCGCTGCGCGCCGCCTTCTTCTATGGCGGGATTGGCGGCGCGCTCGATCCCATGATGCTTCAGATCGCTTTGTCGAGTCCGCTCGGTCTTTCCGCAGCGACGCATATTCTGGGCCTTCTGGCCATTGCCACCGTCGCGTTCAACCGCAGCGGGGCCCGAATCTTCGCCATGCTGGGCGTTGCTCTGGTGGCCATTAGCTTTGCGCTGCGCGGACATGCCACCAACGATCCGAGACTGGCGCTGTCGACGCTGTTCGTCATTCATATCCTTGCTGCCAGTTTCTGGATCGGGGGCTTCTTTCCCCTCTACGACATGGTTGGCCGCGGCAATGCGGCGGCGGTGCGCACGGTTGAGCGTTTCGGGCAGGCCGCGCTGGTCATGGTCGGGCTGCTGGTCGGTGCAGGCAGTGTCATCCTCGTGATCCTTGCGGGCAATCCTATCGCCGTACTCACGCAGCCTTGGGGCCAGTTTCTAGCGCTGAAGCTGGCGGTGGTGGCGCTGTTGCTCGGTCTTGCTGGCTTGAACAAACTCCGTCTGACGCCGGCACTGGCCAAGACGGGAGAGGGGGCACCATTGCGAACTTCCATCCAATGGGAGGCGGCGGCCTTCATTCTGATCCTGCTCGTCACCGCGACGTTCACCTCAACTGTGGCGCCGGAACATGCGGGATAA
- a CDS encoding copper resistance CopC family protein, whose translation MNLRNILTSAAFTVGLVLNAGVAVAHGKGMMTMPSNGQTVGIDTKVMHLMFTDPMQITIVKMKAPDGNTYQINGPAANKAVKTWEGSLPELAPGNYQIDWRGMSSDGHAMNGSFAFSVAN comes from the coding sequence ATGAACCTACGCAATATTCTGACCTCCGCTGCATTTACAGTGGGCCTGGTATTGAACGCCGGTGTTGCGGTCGCCCATGGCAAAGGCATGATGACCATGCCCAGCAACGGCCAGACTGTCGGGATCGACACCAAAGTCATGCATCTGATGTTCACCGATCCCATGCAGATCACAATAGTGAAGATGAAAGCGCCTGACGGCAACACCTACCAAATCAACGGACCGGCTGCCAACAAGGCGGTCAAGACCTGGGAAGGAAGCCTGCCCGAACTTGCACCCGGCAACTATCAGATCGACTGGCGCGGCATGTCTTCTGACGGTCACGCGATGAATGGCAGCTTCGCTTTCTCGGTCGCGAACTGA
- a CDS encoding copper resistance protein B, producing MKTLSLGTALGVPLALSFASAAMAEVGVSPTVWSVRTDTLEYRMGAEENSFAWGVEAWIGNDELRLVWKSEGAKTEGGDFEEMNNQIRLQMPITEFFDGFIGGAASTPDGAPDRYYGTIGVTGLAPQWFEVEAALYLSNHPYLNAEVEYEGLLTNRLILTPSIEVSLPLADDPEREIAAGGASAAFGLRLSYDLIGRSVSPYIGVNYERAFGETADIRRGHGHDIEELTGVFGVNVMF from the coding sequence ATGAAAACACTGTCACTTGGGACGGCCCTCGGGGTGCCGCTGGCGCTGTCTTTTGCCTCAGCCGCCATGGCCGAGGTGGGCGTTTCCCCAACGGTCTGGAGCGTGCGGACCGACACGCTCGAATACCGGATGGGCGCTGAAGAGAATTCCTTCGCCTGGGGCGTCGAGGCTTGGATCGGAAATGATGAACTGCGTCTCGTCTGGAAGAGCGAAGGGGCAAAAACCGAGGGTGGCGACTTTGAGGAGATGAACAATCAGATCCGCCTCCAGATGCCGATCACCGAGTTCTTCGACGGATTCATAGGGGGCGCCGCATCAACGCCTGACGGGGCTCCGGACCGCTATTACGGCACCATCGGTGTGACCGGTCTTGCACCCCAATGGTTTGAGGTCGAGGCGGCACTTTACCTGTCCAACCATCCCTACCTCAACGCAGAAGTTGAGTATGAAGGCTTGCTGACGAACCGACTGATCCTGACCCCTTCCATCGAAGTCAGCCTGCCACTTGCGGATGATCCCGAACGGGAAATCGCCGCCGGTGGTGCTTCCGCCGCATTCGGACTTCGTCTGAGCTATGACCTGATCGGGCGTAGCGTATCACCGTATATCGGCGTGAACTACGAACGCGCCTTTGGTGAGACGGCAGACATTCGGCGCGGTCATGGCCATGATATCGAGGAGTTGACGGGCGTGTTTGGCGTAAACGTCATGTTCTGA